The Naumannella cuiyingiana DNA window AGTCGGACTTCCCGAGCGAGCTGAACCAGCTCTACAAGGGGCTGGAGTCCAAGGGCAATCCGTGGAACATGAACGCCCGCAAGCGGATGGAGTGGGCGAAGGGGCTCGAGTTCGACGTGCCGGTCGTCGGCGAGGACGTCGAGGACCTGACCGACGTCGAGTACCTGTTCTGGGTCGGCTGCGCCGGGGCGTACGAGGATCGCGCGATCAAGACCACCCAGGCGGTCGCCGAACTGCTGCACACGGCCGGGGTGAAGTACGCCGTGCTCGGCAACGGGGAGACCTGCACCGGCGACCCGGCGCGCCGCTCGGGCAACGAGTTCGTCTTCCAGCAGCTCGCGATGGAGAACGCGGAGACCCTGAAGGAGGCCAAGGCGTCCAAGGTCGTCACCACCTGCGCGCACTGCCTGAACACGCTGAAGAACGAGTACCCCCAGGTCGGCGTCGAGCTGGAGGTCGTGCATCACTCCCAGTTGCTGAATCGCTTGGTCCGCGACGGAAAGCTGACCCCGGTCGCGCCGACCGAGGGGTCCGTGGCCGGTCGTTCGATCACCTATCACGACCCGTGCTACATCGGCCGCCACAACGGGATCTATGACCCGCCGCGCGATCTGCTGCAGGGCATTCCCGGCACGACGTTCACCGAGATGCCGCGGCACGGCAAGACCTCGTTCTGCTGCGGCGCCGGCGGCGCGCGGATGTGGATGGAGGAGAAGATCGGTACGCGGGTGAACCTCAACCGCACCGACGAGGCGCTTGCGACCCTGGGCGTGATGGACAACGGGCCGACGGGCGCCGTCGCCAATGCCGAGCCGGCCGAGCAGCCGGAGGGCGTGGACCGGGCGGACGAGCCGAAGGGGCCGGTGAAGCCGGCCGGCCGCGGCGCCATCGCCACCGGGTGCCCGTTCTGCCGGGTGATGTTGTCCGACGGCCTGACCGCCAAGCAGGCCGACGGCGTCGGCGAGGACATCGAGGTGCTGGATGTGGCGCAACTGCTGCTGGAGTCCGTGAAGCGGGGCTGAGCGGACGCGTTCGCGGCCCACCGCCAAGATTCTGCAAGACGCGGGACATGTTCCGCGGATTGCAGAATCCAGAGGCTGCGGCCGCCGCCCTGGGTACGTCGGCAGGTGCCCACCGCGCCAGCGACCCGGGCCCACGCCACACCCCTGGCCAGCGGTCACACACGGCGGCCCGCGGCGCACCACCCCCGCCACAATTCCGACCAGTGGTCACAAACGGCGGCCCCCGGCGCACCAACCCCGCCACAACTCCGACGAGTGGTCACAAACGGCGGCCCCCGGCGCACCAACCCCGCCACAACTCCGGCCAGTGGTCACAAACGGCGGCCCCCGGGCGCACCACCCCCGCCACAACCCCGACCAGTGGTCACAAACGGCGGCCCCCGGCGCACCAACCCCGCCACAACCCCGACCAGTGGTCACAAACGGCGGCCCGCAGCGCACCAACCCCGCCACAACCCCGACCAGTGGTCACAAACGGCGGCCCGCGGCGATCAGATCGACCAGCCCGAGCCGCAGCTCAGGCGTCCCCGGTGATCGCCTCGGCCTGGATCCCCTCGTCCTCGGCGCGCGCGGGTTCGGCGGCGCGGGTGTCCGCTGGCGCGCGCCAGACCAGCATGGCCGCGGCGGCGAGACCGACCAGCGCCACCACGGCCGGCAGCCACATGCTCTGCGCCATCGCGGCGGAGAACGGGGCCACGATCCCGGCAGGCACGACGCCGCCGGTCTCGCGCGCGGCGCCCTCGGCCCCCGGACCGAGATTGGCGGTGATCCGCGAGGAGAGGTACGCCGCCATCGCCGCGCTGCCCAGCACGGCCCCGATCTGGCGCATCGTGTTGTACACGCCGGAGCCGGCACCCGCCATCCGGGGCGGCAGATTGCGGGTCGCCGAGACCGACAGCGGGCCCCAGATCCCGGCGCTGGCCAGGCCGACCATCGCCGACGGGACCAGCAGCCACCACACGGAGATGTCGGAGCGGATCAGCAGCGCGTACCCGGCCAGGCCCAGCGCGAGCAGACCGAAACCCGCCACCGCGAAGTTGCGCGGATTGCGACGGTTGATCACCGAGCCGACGATCGGCGCGAGCACCGCGGAGATCACCGCGATCGGGATCATCAGCAGCGCCGACTGCGTCGGGGTGAGCCCGCGCCCGGACTGCGCGTACAACATCAGCGGGAAGCCCTGCGAGGTGACGATGAAGCCCATCGCGCAGATCGCGATCCCGGCGGCAGTGAAGTTTCGATCGGCGAAGATCGACAACGGCACCAGCGGTTCGGCCACCCGCCGCTGCCAGAGCACGAACGCGGCCATGACCACCAGGCCGGTGATGATCAGCGACCAGACCGACACCGGTCCGGCGATCACGCCCCAGTCGTAGGACTGGCCCTCCTCGATCCCGAACACCAGGCAGAACATGCCCACCCCCGACAACAGCACGCCGATCCAGTCGAAGCGGTGGCTGTGGGTCTCCAGCCGCGGCACGAAGCGCCAGGCCGCGGCGAAGGCGATCACGCCGACCGGCAGATTGACGAAGAAGATCCACTCCCAGCCGAGCGTGTCGATCAACACCCCACCGAGCAGCGGACCCGTCAGCACCGCCACCCCGGCCACCGAACCCCACAGCCCCATCGCCGGACCGCGCCGGTCGGGCGGAAACGTCCTGGTGATCACCGCCATCGTCTGCGGAGTCAGCAACGAGGCACCGAGCCCCTGCACCACCCGCGCGAAGATCAACACCTCGATACTCGGGGCGAGCCCGCAGGCCAGCGAGGCGAGGGTGAACAGACTGAGGCCGATCAGATAGACCCGGCGCGGACCGAACCGGTCCCCCAGCCGGCCCGAGACCAGCAGCGGCACGGCGTAGGCGAGCAGGTACGCGCTGGTCACCCAGATCGCCCCGGAGACATCGGCATCCAGCCCGGCCATGATCGCCGGCATCCCCACGGTCACGATCGTGGTGTCGACCAGGATCATGAAGAAGCCGATCACCATCGCCCACAGGGCCGGCCAACCCGATCGTTCCTCGGTCATCAGTTCCTCGCTTCAGTCTGGTGGGCGGGCTCCGGGTTGGCCAGCCGGGGCGGCACGTCGGGGTGCAGCGGCGTAGCGGCGCGCTCGTAGTCACAGCTCGCCGCGAGCCCCGACGGCGTCCGATCGGTCCAGTCGAGCTCTCCCGCCGCGATCCGATCGGCGAGCGCGGCGCACCAGTCGCGCTCGGCGGTGTGCATCACACGGATGTAGTGGTTGTCGAGCCAGAGCCGCTCCGGCAGGCCGGCTCGCCGCATCCAGGCGTCCCCGGCATCGTGATAGTCGAGCTCGGCCTCCAGCACGCCGACCCGGGCCCGGAGCAGCGCCACGGCCTCGTCGGCGGGCAGGTTGTGCAGCTCGCCGACCGCGACCGGAAACGCCGGGTACTCATAGACCGGCGTGCTGATCATGGTTCGCAGTTGGGCGGCCAATCGCTCCCGCCCGGCCGGCGTGATCTTGTAGGTGGTTCGCTCCGGACGGCCGCCGTCGCGATCCGTGCCGACCTCGGCGAGCAGGCCGCCGGCGACCATTCGGTTGATCGCGTGGTAGAGCGACCCGGGCCGCAGCTTGACGTTGCGGTCCTCCCGCCGCGTCAGCATCGTCTGGTAGACGTCGTAGGCGTGCCGCGGCCGCTCGGCGAAGATCGACAACGCCGCCAGCGCCAGTGGCGTCAACTCCCGTTCGGACACCGTGCCCGCCTCTCCCGTTGCGTCCTCCACGCCGTCTATTCCACACGGAATATTAGGGCCGGAGCAGCGCCGCACACAAGGCGTACCCCACCTTCCGATTTCGGTACGCTCTCCCGCATGCTGCTCTCGGACCGCGACATCGCCGCGGGACGCTCCGCCGGACGGCTCGGCGTCGATCCCTGGGACGACGCGATGCTCCAGCCCTCCAGCGTCGACGTCCGCCTCGACCGCTACTTCCGGGTCTTCGAGAACCATCGCTATCCCCACATCGATCCCGCCGAGGAGCAACCCGAGCTGACCCGGCAGGTCGCCCCTGCCGCCGGCGAGCCGTTCATCCTGCATCCGGGTGAGTTCGCACTGGCGGCCACCTATGAGCGGGTCACCCTGGCCAATGACGTCGCCGCGCGGTTGGAGGGAAAGTCCTCCCTGGGCCGGCTCGGCCTGCTCACCCACTCCACGGCGGGCTTCATCGATCCCGGCTTCGACGGCCACGTCACGCTCGAGCTGTCCAATGTCGCGAACCTGCCGATCAAGCTGTGGCCCGGCATGAAGATCGGCCAGCTCTGCTTCTTCGGGCTCAGCTCGCCGGCCGAGCATCCCTACGGGTCACAGCGCTACGCCTCGCGCTACCAGGGCCAGCGCGGACCGACGGCCAGCCGCTCGCACCGCAACTTTCACCTCACGGACATCCCCGACGCACCCGCATGACCCCCGCGCACAGCAACGACGAACTGACGGAGGCCACCCGGCGCAAGATGGACCGGCTGCGGCTGACGCTGCGCCTGTCCGCGCTGCTGTTCGTGCTCATCGGGCTGGCCTGCGCGGCGCTCTCGCTGCCCAACGGCATCAGCGAGTTGAACCGCGCCGGCAGCCAGTCGGTCTGGGTGCCGGTCGACGGTCGGGTCTCGGGCTATGTCGCCCGGCCGGAGAGCTTCCCGTTCCAGCCGGCGCCGATCCCGGTGCGGCGCCCGTTGATCGACTACGAGGCGGGTGGCCAGAAGCGCTCCTACCTGCACCCGCGGGCGACGGATCTCGACTATCCGGTCGGCGCCACGGTTCGGTTGCGGGTGGACCCCGACGACCCGGCCCAGGTCACCTACGACCGCGGCCGGGCGAGCTGGCTGGCGCCGCTCGCGCTCGGGACCCTGCCGCTGATCTTCGGCCTCACCCTCGGGGCGGTGATGTGGCGCCGCTCGGGCGACCCGACGTTCCTGCGTACCGCCGTGCACCCCGAGACCGAGGACTGATCGCGCCGCTCAGATCGGGGCGGCGATCTCGATCGTCACCCCGTCGCCGAGGTCGAGCACGCTGCCCGGGTCGACCGTGACCGGCTGCCCCGGCAGCAGCCGCCGCCGGTCCGCACCGTTGCCGGGGGCGATCAGGATCGTCCCGTTCGTCGACTGCAGATCGGTCACCGTGACGTCCCAGCCCTCCGGGGTCACCTGGACGTGGCTGCGGCTGATGTCCTGGCTCGGGCTGCGCACCGTGAGCAGGTGCGCGGCACGGTCGCCGACCTTGGCCGCGGACGGAGCCCGGCCGATGACCACCGGCTGATCCAGTTGTACGCCGTCCCCGGTCGAGGCGCGCACCACCGCCAGCACGGGGGCGCTGATCAACTGCGGCTGCTGTCGTTCGATCGGCGCGCGGCACCAGCGGCAGTACTGCAGGTCCGGCGGATTGGGATGGCCCCGGGTACAGAACACCCCGAGCACCATCTCCCCGACCGCCTCCGGGTCGGGCTCGGGGTCCGGCTCGACCGAGGGCACCGCCGTCAGGGTCTCGGTACGCTGCGGCGCCGGCTCGTCAGCGCCACCGCCCACGGATCCCTGGAAGCGCGCGACGGACAGGTGATCACCGGCCGCCCGGGTGGGCCCGGGTGCCGTCGGCGATGGGGCCGCCGCGCCGGTGGCGGCGCCGGCGGCGGCGCCGGGGGCGGGACCGCCCAGGCTGGGGCCGATCACCGTCTCGGGCAGGTCGCCGTCCCAGCCGCGCGCGGGCCGCGGCTCGGTCGGGCCGCTGTCGGAGCCGTCCACCTCCGGCGCGGTGGAGCCGTTGGGCTCGCTCTCCGGCTGTGGGTACGGCGCG harbors:
- a CDS encoding DHA2 family efflux MFS transporter permease subunit: MTEERSGWPALWAMVIGFFMILVDTTIVTVGMPAIMAGLDADVSGAIWVTSAYLLAYAVPLLVSGRLGDRFGPRRVYLIGLSLFTLASLACGLAPSIEVLIFARVVQGLGASLLTPQTMAVITRTFPPDRRGPAMGLWGSVAGVAVLTGPLLGGVLIDTLGWEWIFFVNLPVGVIAFAAAWRFVPRLETHSHRFDWIGVLLSGVGMFCLVFGIEEGQSYDWGVIAGPVSVWSLIITGLVVMAAFVLWQRRVAEPLVPLSIFADRNFTAAGIAICAMGFIVTSQGFPLMLYAQSGRGLTPTQSALLMIPIAVISAVLAPIVGSVINRRNPRNFAVAGFGLLALGLAGYALLIRSDISVWWLLVPSAMVGLASAGIWGPLSVSATRNLPPRMAGAGSGVYNTMRQIGAVLGSAAMAAYLSSRITANLGPGAEGAARETGGVVPAGIVAPFSAAMAQSMWLPAVVALVGLAAAAMLVWRAPADTRAAEPARAEDEGIQAEAITGDA
- a CDS encoding helix-turn-helix transcriptional regulator yields the protein MEDATGEAGTVSERELTPLALAALSIFAERPRHAYDVYQTMLTRREDRNVKLRPGSLYHAINRMVAGGLLAEVGTDRDGGRPERTTYKITPAGRERLAAQLRTMISTPVYEYPAFPVAVGELHNLPADEAVALLRARVGVLEAELDYHDAGDAWMRRAGLPERLWLDNHYIRVMHTAERDWCAALADRIAAGELDWTDRTPSGLAASCDYERAATPLHPDVPPRLANPEPAHQTEARN
- the dcd gene encoding dCTP deaminase, with product MLLSDRDIAAGRSAGRLGVDPWDDAMLQPSSVDVRLDRYFRVFENHRYPHIDPAEEQPELTRQVAPAAGEPFILHPGEFALAATYERVTLANDVAARLEGKSSLGRLGLLTHSTAGFIDPGFDGHVTLELSNVANLPIKLWPGMKIGQLCFFGLSSPAEHPYGSQRYASRYQGQRGPTASRSHRNFHLTDIPDAPA
- a CDS encoding DUF3592 domain-containing protein; translated protein: MTPAHSNDELTEATRRKMDRLRLTLRLSALLFVLIGLACAALSLPNGISELNRAGSQSVWVPVDGRVSGYVARPESFPFQPAPIPVRRPLIDYEAGGQKRSYLHPRATDLDYPVGATVRLRVDPDDPAQVTYDRGRASWLAPLALGTLPLIFGLTLGAVMWRRSGDPTFLRTAVHPETED
- a CDS encoding FHA domain-containing protein; the protein is MTNQAATGSTVGSWRAGYLPGDWVVLSGPASLVALAPGDADPAALWDAVLSAVSIDELVGELARLGADAAPGLAVFFWADGELRTLLRGDVRVRDADGTPITQAADRVRTWSETGLGDVTGVRVEFGEGTPDGAALPLVVGAVRAGALTLDASADALVLSPQVNPAAAAAPAPERAAPEPAPAEPAPAAPEAAEPAPAEPAPAPAEPEPAEPAAPIVPPAAAAPAAAATAAGGAGLAASGAPAPYTDVRKEPTTTPEPESSAPYPQPESEPNGSTAPEVDGSDSGPTEPRPARGWDGDLPETVIGPSLGGPAPGAAAGAATGAAAPSPTAPGPTRAAGDHLSVARFQGSVGGGADEPAPQRTETLTAVPSVEPDPEPDPEAVGEMVLGVFCTRGHPNPPDLQYCRWCRAPIERQQPQLISAPVLAVVRASTGDGVQLDQPVVIGRAPSAAKVGDRAAHLLTVRSPSQDISRSHVQVTPEGWDVTVTDLQSTNGTILIAPGNGADRRRLLPGQPVTVDPGSVLDLGDGVTIEIAAPI